A single window of Methylocella tundrae DNA harbors:
- a CDS encoding winged helix-turn-helix transcriptional regulator — protein sequence MRRKSFETMECPIARSLERVGEWWSILILRDALSGITRFDAFEANLKIAPNMLTRRLNALVEDGLLERRLYHERPKRYEYVLTTRGRDFLPVLFALVDYGNRQFATEGEKVQIVDLETGRIIDPVLVDRATGAPLTGASRFGFIKSAPDGAPQACERDAATPLRASTRARA from the coding sequence ATGCGCCGTAAGAGCTTTGAGACCATGGAATGCCCCATCGCCCGCAGTCTCGAAAGAGTCGGCGAATGGTGGAGCATTCTCATCCTGCGCGACGCTCTCAGCGGCATCACGCGGTTCGACGCCTTCGAGGCCAATCTCAAGATCGCGCCGAACATGCTGACGCGGCGTCTCAACGCCCTCGTCGAGGACGGCCTCCTGGAGCGCCGCCTCTATCATGAGCGTCCGAAGCGCTATGAATATGTATTGACCACAAGGGGGCGCGATTTCCTGCCGGTCCTTTTCGCTCTCGTCGATTATGGCAATCGCCAGTTCGCGACGGAAGGCGAAAAGGTTCAGATCGTCGATTTGGAGACAGGCCGCATCATTGATCCTGTGCTGGTCGACCGCGCGACCGGCGCGCCCCTGACGGGAGCATCGCGCTTCGGGTTCATCAAAAGCGCCCCTGATGGGGCTCCGCAAGCCTGTGAACGTGACGCCGCCACCCCGCTCCGGGCTTCGACGCGAGCTAGGGCATGA